AAAAAGTCCCGGATGGCTGGATCTGCCGTGCCCTTCAGAATCAGTCAAATGATCCGCAATTGCTGGATCGCGAAAACTTTCTGGGAATCGCTTTTGGTGTATTCAATGCTGCATCAGGTCCTGAGGCAGATACTGTGGCTCAAATAGATGACTCTGTCTTGAAAATTGTAGGAAAGGACTACGATACGATTGATACTAGAAACTGACTCCTGGTCAGACATAGACTCACCCTAAGTATTCCCCCTCAAAAAGAGGTGGAAAAGCTTAATTCCTTTTGCTTGCCAGCTTTGGAGAAAATCAGCTAGTATTTGAGTTCACCTGTTGACTGCCTATGGTGCGAATCACTCTCCTCTATTTTCTAGCGCTGACACTGCCCCTGATACCATCCTCATATGGTTTTCGGAGCACTAAATATAAAACTGGTGCCGACATCATGTCGGAAGTAAAGGCGAAACAAGGTGCCAAAACCGAGTTGGAGTGGATAAAAATGACGGTCGTCGATGAAAACGGTAATACCGACGTCCGCGAAATGCTGAGCGTTATCAAGCCTGATGCCGATGGTAACCTCCGATACATGATACGTCTGCTTTCTCCAGAGAATGTTAAAGGCGTCACTCTCCTGACCTTGGAAAAGACCGATGGAGAGGACGAGCAGTGGTTTTATCTCCCCGCATTGGGCACTCCGAGAAAGATCACTGGCAGTCAAAAATCAGGTTATTTCCTCGGATCAGATTTTACTTACGAGGATCTCAATAGCGAAAACCCTGAGGAGCATGAGTATTATCGGCTGATGGATGACGAAGTAGAAGGTCGCGAAGTTTATGCGATCATGTCAGCCCCAGCTGGCCTTGATGTAAAAACCGCATCTGGTTATGCGAATCGACTGCTATACATTGACAAGGAAACTCTGGAAATCGCCAAAATGGAGTTCTATGACGAGGGAAAAACGGAGCCTTCGAAAATTTTTGAAGCTGAGGATTTCAAAGGTGCACAAGTTGATGGTCCAGCAACTCGCCCCGGGCGCGTAACAATGA
The Rubellicoccus peritrichatus DNA segment above includes these coding regions:
- a CDS encoding outer membrane lipoprotein-sorting protein, with the translated sequence MSEVKAKQGAKTELEWIKMTVVDENGNTDVREMLSVIKPDADGNLRYMIRLLSPENVKGVTLLTLEKTDGEDEQWFYLPALGTPRKITGSQKSGYFLGSDFTYEDLNSENPEEHEYYRLMDDEVEGREVYAIMSAPAGLDVKTASGYANRLLYIDKETLEIAKMEFYDEGKTEPSKIFEAEDFKGAQVDGPATRPGRVTMKNKEKKTHSIMTLVKSRLDTPVAEVFFDPEALKEWEPEQDKTLISAFDSNTAKKQ